From one Branchiostoma floridae strain S238N-H82 chromosome 3, Bfl_VNyyK, whole genome shotgun sequence genomic stretch:
- the LOC118412508 gene encoding frequenin-1-like, producing the protein MGILWSKVKESRERKKVLSKVGPTTHFARHEAEYWMKIFYQDVPNGKLSEAEFVEYFGNFYTSADDGSKTTLARQIFKAFDRNNNGHVSLREYLHGMSTLLRGNTLEKLEWAFILFDVDGDGLVSKEDMGGVLMLYNDLRTNKEGGISEEQLAAIIDHEFPLIDRTGKGRLGKRQFIEGVSRSHRLLEIMPIR; encoded by the exons ATGGGTATACTTTGGTCAAAAGTGAAGGAGAGTCGCGAAAGGAAGAAGGTGCTAAGCAAAGTAGGACCCACGACACATTTTGCGAGGCACGAAGCTGAGTACTGGATGAAGATTTTCTACCAGGATGTCCCGAACGGGAAACTCTCTGAGGCTGAATTCGTGGAGTACTTCGGAAACTTTTACACGTCCGCAGATGACGGGAGTAAAACTACTCTCGCCAGGCAAATTTTTAAAGCGTTTGACAGAAACAACAACGGTCATGTGAGTCTGAGGGAATACCTCCATGGGATGAGTACTCTGTTGAGAGGGAACACGTTAGAAAAGTTGGAGTGGGCTTTTATTTTGTTCGACGTGGATGGGGACGGCTTGGTGAGCAAGGAGGACATGGGAGGAGTGCTGATG CTGTATAACGATCTTCGCACCAACAAAGAAGGCGGAATCAGTGAGGAACAGCTCGCAGCAATCATCGATCACGAATTTCCTCTGATCGACCGTACTGGAAAGGGCAGGCTCGGGAAGAGACAGTTTATAGAGGGTGTCAGTAGGAGTCATCGCCTGTTAGAGATTATGCCAATCAGATAA
- the LOC118412260 gene encoding neuropeptide FF receptor 2-like, whose translation MGAVEATVENSTDMADLLASLVLPAGVGSLMNFSEEEAGYVQSDYGDFAAVHSSYKQSTVVMVIYILMYAAIFVLCVCGNTSVLYMILRTPKARGVVTNFFIMNLATGDLVLGLVNLPFTLVTYIYVEDMFGDALCKLVPFLRGILVCTSIFTVTAIAFERYYLVVYPTEEKISIRTATRAIMSIWVVAVFINMPIAMVHRSEVYGGQHICAQYWPADTLRRVYTCFKLITCYALPLIANALLNYVIVMNIWIRPPVKSRNPSPNRLRAVKILAATTVIFGLSWLPLHVCALLEDFGFLSWSQRESMHHYVYPVAMWMALANTCVNPVVYGALNNNLRESYRNATNPGHTPLLLAASRTPRPTHTPRINEHVHIELKELR comes from the exons ATGGGTGCTGTGGAGGCAACTGTAGAGAACTCTACCGACATGGCGGATCTGTTGGCGTCGCTGGTGCTGCCTGCTGGCGTGGGCAGCCTGATGAACTTCAGCGAAGAAGAGGCTGGATATGTACAGTCTGACTATGGAGACTTCGCCGCCGTCCACTCGTCCTACAAGCAGTCCACAGTCGTCATGGTCATCTACATCCTGATGTACGCCGCCATCTTTGTCCTTTGCGTGTGCGGGAACACCAGCGTGCTCTACATGATCCTCAGGACGCCCAAAGCTAGAGGTGTCGTCACCAACTTCTTCATCATGAACCTGGCGACTGGAGACCTTGTGCTGGGACTCGTCAACCTCCCTTTTACACTCGTCACCTACATATATGTTG AGGACATGTTCGGAGACGCCCTGTGTAAGCTGGTTCCCTTCCTGAGAGGAATCCTCGTCTGTACCTCCATCTTCACGGTCACCGCCATTGCCTTCGAGCG ATACTACCTGGTTGTCTACCCGACGGAGGAGAAGATCTCCATCAGGACGGCCACCCGTGCCATCATGTCCATCTGGGTCGTGGCTGTGTTCATCAACATGCCTATAGCCATGGTGCACCGCAGCGAAGTGTACGGCGGTCAGCACATCTGTGCCCAGTACTGGCCGGCCGACACGCTACGCCGCGTCTACACCTGCTTCAAGCTCATCACCTGCTACGCCTTACCCCTCATCGCCAACGCCCTGCTCAACTACGTCATCGTCATGAACATCTGGATCCGCCCGCCAGTCAAGAGCAGGAACCCGTCGCCCAACAGACTGCGGGCGGTGAAGATCCTGGCAGCCACTACCGTCATCTTCGGGCTGTCCTGGCTGCCGCTCCACGTCTGCGCGCTGTTGGAAGACTTCGGCTTCCTGTCGTGGAGCCAGCGTGAGAGCATGCACCACTACGTCTACCCCGTGGCGATGTGGATGGCGCTGGCCAACACCTGCGTCAACCCCGTGGTGTACGGCGCTCTGAACAACAACCTGCGGGAGTCCTACCGTAACGCCACCAACCCCGGCCACACGCCGCTGCTGCTCGCCGCCTCCCGCACACCCAGGCCCACACACACGCCAAGGATCAACGAACACGTCCATATCGAGCTGAAAGAACTCCGGTAA